CGCGCGTCCAGGTCCAGCCGCGCCCGGCCGTGGATGATGACTTGCGCGCCGGTGTCGCTGCTGGGCTTGAGCAGCACCGGGTTCATGTCGGTATGCGGCGCCAGCCGCGCGGCCTGGGCCTGCAGCGCCTGGGCCCGGCCGATCTCGCCGCCGTCGGCGGTGACGGCGCTGTTCAGCGCCATGTTCTGAGGCTTGAACGGCACCACGCGCGTGCCGGCACGGGCCAGCACCCGGCACAGGCCGGCGACGATGGTGCTCTTGCCGGCATCGGAGGTGGTGCCCTGGACCATCAACGTGCCGCGCAGGGCACGCGGCGGCTGGAATTGCGTAGCGTCTGGTTGCATCGCCGGATTATCGCACCGCCCTGCACGCGGGCCGTGCCATGCCCGGATGCGGCGGCTACAATACGCGGATGGAAACCCCGGCCATCGCACCCGCCACCGCGTCCGGCACCGCCCCCGCCGCGCAGCCGCGCGCAGCCGCCAGGGGCACTGGCGGCCGCCAGCTGACGCTGGTGCTGGGCGGCGCCCGTTCCGGCAAGAGCCACTTTGCCGAACAACTCGCCACCGACCACGCCACCATCACCGGCGGGCCGGTCACCTATATCGCCACCGCGCGCCAGGACCCGGCCCATGCCGACCAGGAACTGGAAGTCCGCATCGCCCTGCACCGCGCGCGCCGCCCCGCCGACTGGCGCCTGGTGGAAGAGCCGGTGCACCTGGCCGACGCGCTCTATGCCAACGCGCGCCACGACGGCTGCATCCTGGTGGATTGCATGACGCTGTGGATCAACAACCTGCTCTTTCCCGATGGCCGCAGCTACCCCGAGCACGGCGTGATTACGCCGCCGGCGGCGTTCACCGAAGAAATCGAGGCGCTGCTCAACGCGCTGCCGACGCTGCCCGGCCACGTCATCCTGGTTTCCAACGAGATCGGCTTCGGCGTGATCCCGATGGGTGCCATCACCCGCTTCTATGTCGATGAACTGGGCCGCCTGAACCAGAAGCTGGCCGCCGCGGCAGACTGCGTGCGGCTGCTGGTGGCGGGCATCCCGGTGGCGGTAAAGGGCCCCGATCCCGCATGCTGATGCTGGCCTGGCCGGCATGCGTGGCAGCGGCATGGATCGGGACACTGCTGGACCGCTGGCTCGGCGAGCCGCGGCGCTGGCATCCGCTGGTCGGCTTCGGCCGCATCGCCGCCGCACTGGAACGCCGCCTCAACCCACCCCCGCAACGTAGCGCGCCATGGCGCCAGCGCCTCGCCGGACTTGCCGGCTGGTGCGTGCTGGTGCTGGCGCCGGCGGCGCTGGCATGGTGGCTGGTCGCCGCGGCGGCGAGCTGGCATCCGCGCGCCGCACTGGCGCTGCATGCGCTGGCGCTGTACGCGGCGCTGGGCGCGCGCAGCCTGCACCAGCATATCGCCCCGATCGCCGGCGCGCTGGCCGTAGCCGACCTGCCCGCGGCGCGCGCGCTGACCGCGCGCATCGTCTCGCGCGACACCGCCGA
The window above is part of the Cupriavidus taiwanensis LMG 19424 genome. Proteins encoded here:
- the cobU gene encoding bifunctional adenosylcobinamide kinase/adenosylcobinamide-phosphate guanylyltransferase produces the protein MPGCGGYNTRMETPAIAPATASGTAPAAQPRAAARGTGGRQLTLVLGGARSGKSHFAEQLATDHATITGGPVTYIATARQDPAHADQELEVRIALHRARRPADWRLVEEPVHLADALYANARHDGCILVDCMTLWINNLLFPDGRSYPEHGVITPPAAFTEEIEALLNALPTLPGHVILVSNEIGFGVIPMGAITRFYVDELGRLNQKLAAAADCVRLLVAGIPVAVKGPDPAC